The genomic interval TGCGCAGGAAGGTGGCCCACTGGGCACCGGGCGGCAGCGCCGGGGTGTCCCGCAGCGCGTCGACGATCGGCTCCGGGTCCTGCCGGGCCAGCGCGAGCATCAGCCGGCCGTTCAGCATGAAGTCGAAGAGCATGTGCAGCCGGTTCGCGGAGCCGCCGCTGTCGCCGAAGTAGTCGACGAGCTGCGCCGGCTGCACGTTCGCCTCGGCCAGCAGCAGCGCGTCGGCCCGCCGCCACTGGACGTGCTGGCGCAGCTCGGTCAGGAACTCGAAATCCTTCGGCGAGTCCGGGTTGCCGGGCTCGGTCAGCTCGATGATGAACGGCGCCGCGTCGATCCGGAATCCGGCCACCCCGAGCTGGAGCCAGAACGACATGATCTTCTTGACCTCGGCCCGTACCGCCGGGTTGCCGAAGTTGAGGTCCGGCTGGAAGCGGTAGAAGCGGTGGTAGAACCACGCCTTCGCGGTCCGGTCGTAGCTCCAGGTCTCGTCCTGCTCGCCGGGGAAGACCATGCCCTGACGCCGGTCCGGTGGCGCCTCGTCGGACCAGACGTACCAGTCCCGGTACGGCGAGTCGGGCGAGGAGCGGGCGGAGACGAACCACGGGTGCTGGTCCGAGGTGTGGTTGACGACGAGGTCGATGATGACCTTGATGCCCCGGTTGGCGGCCTGGTGCAGCAGCTCCGCGAAGTCGCCCAGGGTGCCGAGCCGGGGGTCGACGCCGTAGAAGTCGGTGGCGTCGTAGCCGTCGTCGCGCTGGGTCGAGGGATGGATCGGGTGCAACCAGAGACAGGTCACCCCGAGCCGGGCCAGGTAGTCGAGGCGGCCGATCAGGCCCCTGATGTCGCCGATCCCGTCGCCGTCCGAGTCGGCGTACGTGTCGATGTCGAGGCAGTAGACGACCGCCTCCGCGTACCACCGGTCCGTCATGACGGAAGCTCATTTCCGATCGGCCGGCTCGGCAAACCGGATCGGTGTGCCGGACCGTCGCGGCGGCGGGTGTAACCGGGGCGATCTCGGGGTACGCAGACCTCTTCTCCCGGGCTTTCCCTGAGCCGACCTACGAGCCTACGAAGGAGTGGGTGCGCCGTGGCCCTCGCCCAGGACGTGGACCCGACGCAACTCGGCGGACTGACCGGCTGGATAGCCGGGGTGATCGACGCGATGGGCGTACCCGGAGTGGGTCTGCTGGTCGCGCTGGAGAACATCATCCCGCCGGTGCCGAGCGAACTGGTGCTGGCGATGGCCGGCTACCTGGCCGGCGAGGGCCGGATGAACGTGGTCCTGGTGGCGCTCTCCGCCACCGCCGGATCGGTGCTCGGTGCGCTGCTGCTCTACTGGCTCGGCGCGGCGCTCGGCGAGGACCGGCTCAAGCGCTGGCTGGACCGGATTCCGCTGGTCGACACCGACGACCTGGACCGGGCCGACCGCTGGTTCGAGCGGTACGGCTCGTGGGCGGTCTTCTTCGGCCGGATGATCCCGGTGTTCCGCAGCCTGGTCTCGATCCCGGCCGGCGCCGACCGGATGCCGCTGGGCCGGTTCCTGGTGCTGACCACGCTGGGCAGCGGTCTCTGGAACGCGATCTTCGTCGGCCTCGGCTACGGCCTCGGGTCCCGATGGCAGCAGATCGACAAGTACGCCAGCTACTTCGACTACGGGCTGCTGGCCATCTTCGCGGTCATGATCGGGCTGTGGGTGGTGAAGAAGCTGCGCCGGCGCTCGCACCGACGCCAGGCCGCCAGCACCCGCTGACGACCCGGCACCGGTGCACCGCCGGTGCATCGGCGGTGCACCGCCGGTGCGTCACCGGTCAGGGCAGCGTGTTCAGGTGCGGCCGGACGGTCCGGGCGAAGCTGTTGCCGTTGGCGACGTCCCAGTTGATCGACCAGGTCATCGCGCCCCGGATCCCGGGATAGGTGCGCGGCGGGCGGAAGCTGCCGCAGCTCGTCCCCCTGGCCAGGCAGTCCAGCGCCTGGTTGACCAGGCTCGGTGCGACGATGCCGCCGCCGGCCGCCCCGGGACCGGCGGGCAGCCCGAGCGCCACCTGGTCGGGGCGGAGTCCGGCTTCGAGTTGCAGGCAGGCCAGCGCCGTCATGAAGTTCACCGTGCCCTGGGAGTACGCGAACGACTGGTCGCAGCCGAGCATCGAGCCGGAGTTGTAGAACTGGGTGTGCACGACGGTGAGGATGTCGCGGATGTCCAGGGCCAGCTTGAAGTACGACACCGACGGCGACTGCATGTCGATGGTCTGCGGTGCCATGGTGATGATCAGGCCGGACCCGACCCGGCTGCGCAGTGACCGCAGCGCCTGCGCCATGTACGTCGGGTTGAGCCCGTTCTCCAGGTCGATGTCGACGCCGTCGAAGCCGTACTGCTGGATCAGGCTGTAGACGCTGTTGCTGAAGTTGGTCGCCGAGGCCGCGTCGTTGACGGCGACCCGGCCGGTCTCGCCGCCGACCGAGAGGATCACCTTCTTGCCCCGCGCCTTGACGGTCCGGACGTCGGCGGTGAAGTCGGCGTTGGTGTAGCCGCCGACCGAGGCCGACAGCCCCGGGTCGATGCCGAAGGTGACCGCGCCGGGCGTGCTGGTGGCCTCGGCGAAGGCGACGGCGATCAGGTCGTACTCGGCGGGCACGTCCCGCAGTCGCAGCTCGACCGCCGGGTTGTCGAAGTTGTGCCAGTAGCCGGTCAGGAAGTGCTTGGGCAGCCCGGTCGCGGGCGGGTTGGTCGGCGGGGTGGTCGGTGTCCCGGTGCTGGGTGGCGTCGTCGGCGGGCGGGTGGTCGGCGGGGTGGTCGGCGTGCTGCCGCCGCCGCAGGCCGCGCCGTTGAGGGTGCAGTTGGCCGGGCTGCCGGAGCCGGTGGCGAGGAAGCCGAACGACACCGAGGCGCCGGGCGCGATGCTGCCGTTCCAGGACCGGTTGGTGAAGGTGTGCCGCTGGCCCGAGGAGGTCAGCAGCGCGTCCCAGTAGCTGCCCATCGTGGTGCCGGCGGGCAGGTCGAAGGCGACCGACCAGCCGTTGATGGCGCTGGTGCCGCCGTTGGTGATGGTGTACTTCCCCTCCCAGCCGGAGCCCCAGTCGGAGGTCTTGACGAAGGTCGCGGTCGGCCCGGCGGCGTACGCGGGCAGCGCTCCCCAGGCGACGCCGACCGCCGCCACGAGGCCGGCGACTACGGACAGGACAAGGCTTCTGCGGCGTCTCATGTGGTCCTCCACCGAGCGGTCGGGCATCCACAGCCATCGACTGTCCGCCAATTATTAGGAAGGTTAACTGTTTTTCGCAAGAGGGTGGGCTGCGGCCTCCGCACGGGCCGGAAGACGGTTGCGCACGGAATGGGGACGATGGCGCACGGGTTGGCAGACGGTCGCGCACGCCCGAGGCCGGCGTCTCCGGTGGGCCGAGAAGCCGGAGACGCCGGCCGGACCCGGTCCTGACCGCTCGCGCGGGTCAGCGACGGGACCCTCCCTGGCTCAGCGCCGGAAGGTGAACCAGTTGAGGTTGACGAAGTCCGCCGACTGGCCGCTGCTGAAGGTCAGGTAGACCGTGCGTACCCCGGTCACCGCCGAGACGTTGCCGGGAATCGACTGCCAGCTCTGCCAGCCGCCGGTGTTGCCGACGGCGAAGCTGCCCAGCACCGGACCGGTCGGGCTGTCCACCCGGACCTGCACCAGGCCGCTCACCCCGCCACCGGCACCCGAGGCGACCCGGGCCACGAAGTCCCGGGGCGGCGTCGAACCGAAGTCCACCCGGTCGTAGCGGGCCCAGTCGCCGTTGGCCAGCCAGGCGATGTTCTGGCCGCCCTCGCTGCACGCCTCGACGCCGACACCCTGCTGCCCGTTGTGCGCCTCGGCCTGGATCGTCGAGTACGCGCTCACCGTGCCGCCGGGCGGCGGCGTGGTCGGCGGCGGCGTCGTCGGCGGGTTGGTCGGGTTGGTGCCACCGCCCCGGCTGTACACCGCGACGTAGTCGACCAGCATCGGCCGGCCGGAGACGGTCGCGGAGGTCGGGGTGGTGCCGCCGGCCACGCCGTTCGGGAACGAGCCGCCCATCGCGACGTTGAGCAGCAGGAAGTAGCCGGCGTGGTCGGTCATCTGCGACCAGTACGAGCCGACCTGGGACTGGGTGACGGTGTGGTAGTGCTGGCCGTCGACGTACCAGCGCAGTTGCTGGGGGCTGACCGAGGCGTCCCACTCGAACCGGTAGGTGTGGAACGCCGCCTGGCAGGTCGAGCCGGGGCAGGCCCGCTGGGCGCCGATGCCGTTGAACTCGTTGCACGGCCCGCCGGGCGCGACGCCGCAGTGCAGTACGCCCCAGACCGAGTTGATCCCGTTGACGTTCTCCATCACGTCGAACTCGCCGATCCCCGGCCAGTTCTGGTAGTTCCCCCGGTACGGCGCGCCGAGCGCCCAGAACGCCGGCCAGTAGCCGGCCGCCGCCGCGCCGGTCACGTTCGGCATCTGGATCCGGCCCTCGATCGCCAGCACCCCGCCGGACGGCGGCTTGAAGTTGCTGCGGACCGTCTCGATCCGGGACGAGGTCCACTGGCCGGAGGCGCTGCGGATGGGGGTGATCCGCAGGTTGCCGCTGCCGTCGTGGCTGACGTTGGCGGTGCTGTTGGTGTAGGTCTGGATCTCGCCGGTGCCCCAGTTCGGCGGGCCGCCGGGATAGCTGGTGCCGGTGTCGATGATCCAGTTCGCCGACGAGGGCAGGGTGTTGGCGGCGCCGGTGAAGTCGTCGCCCCAGACCAGGCTCCAGCCGGAGGCCGGGGGCGGGATGGCGGCCCGGGCGGTCACGGTCACGGTGGCGAAGACCGTGGCGAAGAGGGTGGTCACGGCCACCAGCAGCGCGAGGCGCCTTCTGGTGCTCCGGCCGGCGGGTTGGGCGATCCGGGTGGTGGACATGTGCGGGGCCTCTCTACAGGGGACGGGGAGCCCCACGCCGGGACGGGGAGCCCGGCGTGGAGACGGAGCCGAGAGAGCGCTCTCTCAGGAGTTGTACGTCCCCCGTCCCCACCTGTCAACACCCGTCGATGCCTCGCCCCCGGTACGTCCACCGCGACCGTCCCGGCCGCCGGCCCACCGGACAGAAGCACGGGAACAGAAGCACGGGAACAGCCGGATGCCGCGATTGGTCTCCCGGGGAGTTTCCCGGCATCGACACTGAGGGTAATGAACAACCGGTCGCGCCAGCGACGCTGTTCGGATCGAACGACGGGCGGTGATGGTGATGGTGATGCTCGACGGGCTGACCGCACCGGTGCAACCTCTGCCGAACGATGGACCGGAATCGCTGACGGTCGGGGTCGAGGAGGAGTTCCTGCTCGTCGACCCGGTGACCGGCGCGGCGGCACCCGCGGTCGAGGCGGTACTGGCCGAGGTGCCGGACGAACTGCGCGGGCAGGTGCAGCGCGAGTTCCAGACCAGCCAGATCGAGATCGGCACCCCGCCCGGGCTGGAGTTGACCGCGCTGCGGCACTCGCTCGGGCTGCTGCGTACCGGGCTGGCCGACGCCGCCGAGGCGGCCGGCGTACGCCTGGTCGCGGTCGGCACCGGCCCGGTCGACGGCCCGATGCCGCCGCTGGTGGAGAACCCCCGGTTCGACCAGATGATCGAACGGTTCGGACTGCTGGTCCCGTCGCCCGGGGTCAACGGCATGCACGTGCACGTCGGCGTGCCCGAACCGGAGACCGCCGTGCAGGTGCTCAACCACCTCCGCCCGGCGCTGCCGATCCTGCACGCCGCCACCGCGAACTCGCCGTTCTACCAGGGTCGGGACACCGGCTACGCGAGCTGGCGCTCGGTGCTCTGGGAGCGCTGGCCGTCGGTGGCGCCGACCCCCTTCCTGGAGTCGCACGAGCACTACGAGAGCCTGGTCGAGGACCTGATCGGCACCGGGATGATGCTCGACGAGGGGATGCTCTACTGGTACGCCCGGCTGTCGTCGAAGTATCCGACGGTGGAGGTGCGGATCGGCGACGTCTGCCCCGGCCTGGACGACACGATCCTGGTCGCCGCACTGGTCCGGGCCCTGGTCGACACCGCCCTGGCCGACATCGCGGCCGGGGTGCCGGCGCCCCGGGTGTCGCACCACATGCTGGTCGGCGCGCACTGGCGGGCGGCGCACGACGGGCTCGAAGGGCTCGGCGTGGACCCGGTCGACGGCAGCGTACGGCCCGCCTGGCAGCTCATGCGCCGCCTCCTCGACCGGCTCCGGCCGGCCCTCGAACGCCACGGCGACCTGCCGCTGGTCACCGAGCTGCTGAGCCGGTTGCAGGCGCACGGCACCGGCGCCGCCCGGCAGCGGGCCGCCTACGCGCGGCGGCACGAGATCTCCGACGTACTGGACGACCTGGTCCGGCGTACCCGGGGCAGCGCCGGACATGGCTGAGAAGCTGGTGGTGGTCGGCGGCGACGCGGCGGGGATGTCCGCCGCGTCGCAGGCCCGGCGCCGCCGCGACCGGTCCGCGCTGGAGATCGTCGCGTTCGAACGCGGCCACTTCACCTCCTACTCGGCCTGCGGCATCCCGTACTGGGTGGGTGGGCTGGTCGACGACGCGGACCAACTGGTCAGCCGGGACCCGGCGACGTTCCGGGAGGAATTCCAGGTCGACGTCCGGCTCCGGCACGAGGTGGTCGGCATCGACCTGGACCGGCGCGAGGTGGTGGCCCGGGATCTGGAACACGGCGGGCGCGAGGTCCGGGAGGGCTTCGACCAGCTCGTGTACGCCGCCGGCGCCGTACCCGTCACCCCGCCCTGGGCCCGCACCGACGCGGCCGGGGTGTTCGGGGTGCAGACCCTGGACGACGGCGCGGCGCTGATCGACTGGCTGGACGGCGATCCGGCACCGCGCCGGGCGGTGGTGGTCGGCGGCGGCTACATCGGCGTCGAGATGGCCGAGGCGATGATCCAGCGCGGTCTCTCGGTCAGCCTGGTGGAGCGGAGCCCCGAGCCGATGTCGACCGTCGACCCGGACATGGGCGCCCTGGTCCGCAAGGCGCTGGGCGGGCTGGGCGTGGACGTGCGCAGCGGGGTCACCGTGACCGGGCTGGAGACCAGGCAGGGCCGGGTCGCCGCCGTGGTCACCGAGGACGGCACGCTGCCGGCCGACATCGTGGTGCTGGGTCTCGGGGTACGCCCGAACGCCGCCCTCGCGGCCGAGGCCGGGTTGCCGATCGGTCCGACCGGCGGAATCCGGGTCGACCTGCGGATGCGGGTGGTGGACACCCCCGGGGTCTGGGCGGCCGGTGACTGCGTCGAGTCGGTGCACCGGGTCTCCGGGCAGCCCGTCTACGTGCCGCTCGGCACCCACGCCAACAAGCAGGGCCGGGTCGCCGGGATCAACATCGGCGGCGGGTACGCCACCTTCGCCGGGGTGGTCGGCACCGCCGTGACCCGGGTCTGCGACCTGGAGGTGGGGCGTACCGGGCTGCTCGAGAAGGAGGCGACGGCGGCCGGCTTCGAGTTCGTCGCCGTACGGGTCGAGTCGACGAGCCGGGCCGGCTACTACCCCGGGGCGAAGCCGATGACGGTGAAGCTGATCGTCGAGCGGCGCAGCGGGCGGCTGCTCGGTGCGCAGATCGTCGGCCGTTCCGAGGCGGCGAAGCGGATCGACGTGCTGGCGGTGGCGCTCTGGAACCGGATGACCGTGGACGAGATGTCCGGCCTCGATCTCGGCTACGCGCCGCCGTACGCCCCGGTCTGGGATCCGGTACTGGTCGCCGCCCGCAAGGCGGTCGACGCCATCCGCTGAGCGGGCGCCAACGGGTACCCGATGGCCGATAGGCTGTGCCGCCATGGAGCGGGAACCGCAGGACGACGCCGACCGGATCCGGGTCTCCGACCGGGAGCGCGAGCAGGTCGTCGAGTTGCTCGGTACGGCTGCCGCCGAGGGCCGGCTGACCCTGGACGAGTACGCCGACCGGGCCACCGCCGCGCACGCCGCCAAGACCCGGGGTGAACTGGCCCGGCTCACCGACGACCTGCCGACCGGCTCGCCGGCCGCCGCGGTGCCGGCCCGCCGGTCGGAGTCCGCTCTCGCCGGGTCGGCTCCGGAACGGCTGGTCGCGATCTTCGGCAACGAGTCCCGCAAGGGGCGCTGGCCGGTGCCGGCCCGGCTGGAGGCGCGTGCGGTCTTCGGGGACTGTCACATCGAGTTGCAGGACACCACGCTGCCGCATCCGGTGGTCACGATCGAGGCGACCGCGATCTTCGGCTCGGTGACGATCTTCGTGCCGGAGGGGGTGGAGGTCCGGCTCACCGGTACGGCGGTCTTCGGCAGCAAGGAGTCCAAGCTGCGCGGGGATGCCCCGCCCGGCGGTCCGGTGCTGGAGGTGCACTCCAAAGTCATCTTCGGCTCGGTGACCGTACGCCCGCCGAAGCGCCGCTGGTTCTGATCCCGCCGTTCCCTCAGGCGGACTGGGTCAGGTGTAGCGCCGCCCAGAGCGCGACCACCCCGGCGACGAGTCCGGCGGGCGTGCTGAGCACGCCGAGCCGCAGGAAGGTGCCGGTGGCCGGCGGGTCGTCCCGCAGGTGCAGGATGCGCCGCCAGAGCAGGGTGGCCAGCGAGCCGACGTAGTAGAGGTTCGGTCCGACGTTGACCCCGATCAGCACGGCCAGTACCAGGCCCGGCGAGTGAGCGACCGTCGGCACCAGGACCAGGGTCGCCGGCAGGTTGTTGACCAGGTTGGCCAGCAGCGCGGCCAGCCCGGCGACCGCGAGCAGGCCGAGCAGGTCGGCCCGGTGCGGGGCGAGCCGGCCGACCAGGTCGTCGAGGCCGTTGCGGCGTACCGCCAGCACGACGACGCCGAGGGCGAGGACGAAGACGCAGAACAGCGGCTGCGCCTCGGCCACGATCCGGCCGGCGGTACGCAGCCGTTCGGCGCGGCGGGCCCGGACCACCAGCGGTACGCCCAGCAGCACCGCACCGCCCCCGGCCACCCAGCCCGGGTGCAGGTGCAGCGGCTCGGCCGCGACGAAACCGGCCAGCGTCGCGCCGAGTACCCCGAGCGCGTACCGGGGTGGCGGCACCGGTTCGACCGCGCCGGGCCGGGCCGGGGCGGCCAGGTCGGCCCGGAAGAACCGCCGGAACACCAGGTACTCGACGGCGATCACCGCCAGCCAGGACAGCGCCATCGTGGCGGCGAAGCCGGCGAAGGTCAGCCCGCTGGCGGCGAACGCGAGCAGGTTGGTGAGGTTCGACACCGGCAGCAGCAGTGACGCCGAGTTGGCCAGGTGGGCGCAGGCGTAGACGTGCGGGCGGGCGCGTACCCCGCTGGCGGTGGCGGTGGCCAGCACGACCGGGGTGAGCAGGACCACCGTGGCGTCGAGGCTGAGCACCGCGGTCACCGTCGCCGCGATGCCGAAGACCACGGCGAGCAGTCGGGTGGCCGGACGCCGGCCGGAGCCGCCCCGGGCCACCCGTGCGGCGACCGCGCCGGCGTAGCCGAAGACGCCCCAGGCGTCGGCGAGGTGCGCCAGCACGAGGATCGCGGCCAGGAACCCGACCGTCGGCGCCAGCATCGCCAGCTCCGCCCGGGCGGCGGGCCACGGCACCAGGCCGACCGCGACCACCAGGAGCGCCGCCGGCAGTGCGACGGCGGCCTCCGGCAGCCGGCGGGGGCGCAGCACGGCGAATCCGAGTACCGCCGCCAGCAGCATCGCGGCGGTGAGGGTGGGCATCAGGTCGGCAGCCTATGGCCACGGCTCGGCGGCGGACCTGGCCGGAACCGGCGATGTGGCCGGGGCAACCCCGCTGGTCGGCTCTCCGACCTTGACAGCGAGCCGGGTTGGTTGGATGGTTAATTACATGAGTAACGAACCCACGAGGCCGAACCCGGCCGGTCCGCCCGGGCCCCGCCGGCCGGCGGGCGGGTCCGGCTGATGGAGGACGGGCGACCGATCTTTCTCCAGATCGCCGAGCTGATCGAAAACTCGATCATCGACGGCACGCTCGCCGAGGAGACCCAGGTCCCCTCCACGAACGAGCTGGCGGCATTCCACCGGATCAACCCGGCGACCGCGGGCAAGGGCGTCAACCAGTTGGTGGACGACGGGATTCTCTACAAGAAACGAGGTATCGGCATGTTCGTCGCCACCGGCGCCCGCGCGAGACTGCGGGACCGCCGTCGCGAGGAGTTCGCCCAGCAGTTCCTGCACCCGCTGCTCGCCGAGGCAGGCAAGCTCGGCATCGACGCCGACGAACTCAAGCGCATGATCGACCGATGGGAGCAGGACCGATGACCACGGTGGTCCGCGCCGAACACGTCAGCAAGCGGTTCCGCGACGTCACCGCCCTGGACGACGTCAGCTTCACCCTTCAGCAGAACCGGATCCACGGCCTGCTCGGCCGGAACGGGGCCGGCAAGACCACCCTGATGCAGATCATGACCGGGCAGCTCCTGGCCAGCTCGGGCGGGCTGACCATCGACGGGACGCCGCCGTACGAGAACGAGTCGGTGATGTCCCGGGTCTGCTTCATCAAGGAGAGCCAGACCTACCCGCAGTACTTCAAGGTGCGGCACGCG from Plantactinospora sp. BC1 carries:
- a CDS encoding alpha-amylase family protein is translated as MTDRWYAEAVVYCLDIDTYADSDGDGIGDIRGLIGRLDYLARLGVTCLWLHPIHPSTQRDDGYDATDFYGVDPRLGTLGDFAELLHQAANRGIKVIIDLVVNHTSDQHPWFVSARSSPDSPYRDWYVWSDEAPPDRRQGMVFPGEQDETWSYDRTAKAWFYHRFYRFQPDLNFGNPAVRAEVKKIMSFWLQLGVAGFRIDAAPFIIELTEPGNPDSPKDFEFLTELRQHVQWRRADALLLAEANVQPAQLVDYFGDSGGSANRLHMLFDFMLNGRLMLALARQDPEPIVDALRDTPALPPGAQWATFLRNHDEIDLSRLTAEQRAQVYAEFGPDENMRIYDRGIRRRLASMLGNDRRRIEMAYALQFSLRGTPVLRYGEEIGMGEDLSLPGRESIRTPMQWSGKPNAGFSSAPADKLVRPVIDSGEFGYERVNVTAQRHDPKSLLAWFERMIRTLREAPEVGSGSCTHVDQEMPHGVLAHRADGPTGCMLFLHNLGTRPAVVNLGALLPEADMPIDVLADREYPPVGKLDALELAGYGYRWIRLYRSDLVE
- a CDS encoding DedA family protein; translated protein: MALAQDVDPTQLGGLTGWIAGVIDAMGVPGVGLLVALENIIPPVPSELVLAMAGYLAGEGRMNVVLVALSATAGSVLGALLLYWLGAALGEDRLKRWLDRIPLVDTDDLDRADRWFERYGSWAVFFGRMIPVFRSLVSIPAGADRMPLGRFLVLTTLGSGLWNAIFVGLGYGLGSRWQQIDKYASYFDYGLLAIFAVMIGLWVVKKLRRRSHRRQAASTR
- a CDS encoding chitinase, coding for MRRRRSLVLSVVAGLVAAVGVAWGALPAYAAGPTATFVKTSDWGSGWEGKYTITNGGTSAINGWSVAFDLPAGTTMGSYWDALLTSSGQRHTFTNRSWNGSIAPGASVSFGFLATGSGSPANCTLNGAACGGGSTPTTPPTTRPPTTPPSTGTPTTPPTNPPATGLPKHFLTGYWHNFDNPAVELRLRDVPAEYDLIAVAFAEATSTPGAVTFGIDPGLSASVGGYTNADFTADVRTVKARGKKVILSVGGETGRVAVNDAASATNFSNSVYSLIQQYGFDGVDIDLENGLNPTYMAQALRSLRSRVGSGLIITMAPQTIDMQSPSVSYFKLALDIRDILTVVHTQFYNSGSMLGCDQSFAYSQGTVNFMTALACLQLEAGLRPDQVALGLPAGPGAAGGGIVAPSLVNQALDCLARGTSCGSFRPPRTYPGIRGAMTWSINWDVANGNSFARTVRPHLNTLP
- a CDS encoding carbohydrate-binding protein, which gives rise to MSTTRIAQPAGRSTRRRLALLVAVTTLFATVFATVTVTARAAIPPPASGWSLVWGDDFTGAANTLPSSANWIIDTGTSYPGGPPNWGTGEIQTYTNSTANVSHDGSGNLRITPIRSASGQWTSSRIETVRSNFKPPSGGVLAIEGRIQMPNVTGAAAAGYWPAFWALGAPYRGNYQNWPGIGEFDVMENVNGINSVWGVLHCGVAPGGPCNEFNGIGAQRACPGSTCQAAFHTYRFEWDASVSPQQLRWYVDGQHYHTVTQSQVGSYWSQMTDHAGYFLLLNVAMGGSFPNGVAGGTTPTSATVSGRPMLVDYVAVYSRGGGTNPTNPPTTPPPTTPPPGGTVSAYSTIQAEAHNGQQGVGVEACSEGGQNIAWLANGDWARYDRVDFGSTPPRDFVARVASGAGGGVSGLVQVRVDSPTGPVLGSFAVGNTGGWQSWQSIPGNVSAVTGVRTVYLTFSSGQSADFVNLNWFTFRR
- a CDS encoding glutamate--cysteine ligase; translation: MVMLDGLTAPVQPLPNDGPESLTVGVEEEFLLVDPVTGAAAPAVEAVLAEVPDELRGQVQREFQTSQIEIGTPPGLELTALRHSLGLLRTGLADAAEAAGVRLVAVGTGPVDGPMPPLVENPRFDQMIERFGLLVPSPGVNGMHVHVGVPEPETAVQVLNHLRPALPILHAATANSPFYQGRDTGYASWRSVLWERWPSVAPTPFLESHEHYESLVEDLIGTGMMLDEGMLYWYARLSSKYPTVEVRIGDVCPGLDDTILVAALVRALVDTALADIAAGVPAPRVSHHMLVGAHWRAAHDGLEGLGVDPVDGSVRPAWQLMRRLLDRLRPALERHGDLPLVTELLSRLQAHGTGAARQRAAYARRHEISDVLDDLVRRTRGSAGHG
- a CDS encoding FAD-dependent oxidoreductase, giving the protein MAEKLVVVGGDAAGMSAASQARRRRDRSALEIVAFERGHFTSYSACGIPYWVGGLVDDADQLVSRDPATFREEFQVDVRLRHEVVGIDLDRREVVARDLEHGGREVREGFDQLVYAAGAVPVTPPWARTDAAGVFGVQTLDDGAALIDWLDGDPAPRRAVVVGGGYIGVEMAEAMIQRGLSVSLVERSPEPMSTVDPDMGALVRKALGGLGVDVRSGVTVTGLETRQGRVAAVVTEDGTLPADIVVLGLGVRPNAALAAEAGLPIGPTGGIRVDLRMRVVDTPGVWAAGDCVESVHRVSGQPVYVPLGTHANKQGRVAGINIGGGYATFAGVVGTAVTRVCDLEVGRTGLLEKEATAAGFEFVAVRVESTSRAGYYPGAKPMTVKLIVERRSGRLLGAQIVGRSEAAKRIDVLAVALWNRMTVDEMSGLDLGYAPPYAPVWDPVLVAARKAVDAIR
- a CDS encoding DUF1707 domain-containing protein; translated protein: MEREPQDDADRIRVSDREREQVVELLGTAAAEGRLTLDEYADRATAAHAAKTRGELARLTDDLPTGSPAAAVPARRSESALAGSAPERLVAIFGNESRKGRWPVPARLEARAVFGDCHIELQDTTLPHPVVTIEATAIFGSVTIFVPEGVEVRLTGTAVFGSKESKLRGDAPPGGPVLEVHSKVIFGSVTVRPPKRRWF
- a CDS encoding ArsB/NhaD family transporter → MPTLTAAMLLAAVLGFAVLRPRRLPEAAVALPAALLVVAVGLVPWPAARAELAMLAPTVGFLAAILVLAHLADAWGVFGYAGAVAARVARGGSGRRPATRLLAVVFGIAATVTAVLSLDATVVLLTPVVLATATASGVRARPHVYACAHLANSASLLLPVSNLTNLLAFAASGLTFAGFAATMALSWLAVIAVEYLVFRRFFRADLAAPARPGAVEPVPPPRYALGVLGATLAGFVAAEPLHLHPGWVAGGGAVLLGVPLVVRARRAERLRTAGRIVAEAQPLFCVFVLALGVVVLAVRRNGLDDLVGRLAPHRADLLGLLAVAGLAALLANLVNNLPATLVLVPTVAHSPGLVLAVLIGVNVGPNLYYVGSLATLLWRRILHLRDDPPATGTFLRLGVLSTPAGLVAGVVALWAALHLTQSA
- a CDS encoding GntR family transcriptional regulator — encoded protein: MEDGRPIFLQIAELIENSIIDGTLAEETQVPSTNELAAFHRINPATAGKGVNQLVDDGILYKKRGIGMFVATGARARLRDRRREEFAQQFLHPLLAEAGKLGIDADELKRMIDRWEQDR